A portion of the Psilocybe cubensis strain MGC-MH-2018 chromosome 10, whole genome shotgun sequence genome contains these proteins:
- a CDS encoding putative transporter (putative transporter C1683.12), whose protein sequence is MATNPNTEPKPCSPASSSVHKSDLEKDSFNEVDHAKIRSAVRKLDWTILPMMTMFYLLSFLDRANIGNARVAGLQKGLKMTDRQYQICVTVTYVPYIMAEVPANLLLRKIGPNIAMPVILTLWGIIVIFQGFVSSFHDLIAARFFLGLVEGPMFPGIVLYLSGFYTRAELSYRIAFFFSAASLSSAFSGLLAAAIDNMQGLGGKPAWAWIFILEGIFSVLMGVLGFFMVPATPRESRFLSDNQKDLVMRRLEKDRPFVNPLDEFRIRHVLSSLKSPHVILMFITFFMGGTNLFGLALFAPSIINQLGFSPNHSQLLSVGPFASAFVVTLVVAYTSDRLKSRAIPLCSVCLIGIAGYAMYLGTTNKHAAYGAIYLMASGIYGTVPVIAAWISNNSEPYYTRATSIAVGFMATSMGGILSTWRYPTSEGPRFHKTTVMNLIFMIMTIVLAIVNASILSWKNKNKERTRQEVLAPYATESEPDGGVRAWVDLGDRHPDFRYTL, encoded by the exons ATGGCCACCAACCCGAATACCGAGCCTAAACCGTGCAGCCCCGCCTCGTCCTCTGTTCACAAATCCGACTTGGAGAAGGACAGCTTCAATGAGGTCGATCATGCAAAGATCCGAAGCGCAGTGAGGAAATTGGATTGGACTATCCTTCCTATGATGACCATGTTCTACCTACTGTCATTCCTG GATCGTGCTAATATCG GAAATGCAAGAGTTGCGGGTCTTCAAAAAGGTCTCAAAATGACTGACCGACAATACCAAATTTGCGTAACGGTTACATACGT GCCCTACATTATGGCCGAAGTCCCAGCTAACCTTCTATTGCGCAAAATCGGACCCAACATCGCGATGCCAGTTATTCTGACTCTTTGGGGCATCATCGTTATTTTCCAAGGCTTCGTATCGTCATTCCACGATCTCATCGCTGCACGATTCTTTTTGGGGCTTGTAGAAGGACCGATGTTCCCTGGTATTGTGCTTTACCTTTCTGGATTCTACACCCGTGCCGAACTATCGTATCG CATTGcattcttcttctccgcTGCATCT CTTTCCAGTGCATTCTCTGGGCTTCTTGCAGCCGCCATCGACAACATGCAAGGCCTTGGAGGAAAACCTGCGTGGGCATGGATTTTTATCCTG GAAGGTATCTTTAGCGTGCTGATGGGTGTTCTTGGATTCTTTATGGTTCCAGCGACACCCAGAGAGTCGCGATTCCTGTCTGACAATCAAAAAGA CCTTGTCATGCGCCGCTTGGAGAAAGACAGACCGTTTGTCAACCCACTCGATGAATTCCGCATCAGACATGTTTTGAGCTCGTTGAAGTCTCCTCATGTCATTCTGATGTTCATCACTTTCTTTATGGGTGGAACGAACCTCTTCGGTCTTGCACTCTTCGCGCCGTCCATCATCAACCAGCTGGGCTTCAGCCCGAACCATTCGCAGCTTCTGAGTGTCGGTCCTTTCGCTAGTGCTTTTGTTG TGACACTCGTTGTCGCGTACACGTCTGATCGCCTGAAGAGTCGAGCTATTCCATTATGCTCGGTTTGCCTTATCGGAATTGCTGGTTACGCTATGTATCTAG GAACCACCAACAAGCATGCTGCATATGGAGCCATATACCTCATGGCTAGTGGGATATACGGAACTGTACCTGTCATCGCTGCTTGGATATCCAACAACTCGGAACCGTACTATACAAGAGCGACCAGTATCGCTGTTGGTTTTATGGCTACTAGTATG GGAGGCATTTTGAGTACTTGGAGATACCCAACCAGCGAAGGCCCTCGGTTCCATAAAACAACAGTCATGAATCTTATTTT CATGATCATGACGATTGTACTAGCTATCGTCAACGCCTCCATCCTATCctggaaaaacaaaaacaaggaaCGTACTCGCCAGGAGGTTCTGGCGCCTTATGCCACGGAAAGTGAACCGGATGGTGGTGTGCGCGCTTGGGTCGACCTTGGTGACCGCCATCCCGATTTCCGGTATACACTCTAA
- a CDS encoding Peptidyl-prolyl cis-trans isomerase cyp5: MAHKFRISTRFDVAINSKPSGRIVFQLFDDTVPKTSRNFRELATGQHGNTTTVTRLSDTSSGQRYAQSTLNKKPRLVKKEDVVQSSNHAEKMSLDRSRARCDDREFPAIQRVTCTAQKISKTKVEKCYMLKEKDLIGLERETRSVRFWQPPDIPQNVWAPIYLYREYEIERVAWKKFGGYHGFLKA; the protein is encoded by the exons ATGGCACATAAATTTCGAATTTCGACTCGT TTTGATGTAGCCATCAACTCCAAGCCATCCGGGCGCATCGTGTTCCAGCTATTCGACGACACAGTCCCCAAAACCTCGCGCAACTTCCGCGAACTCGCGACAGGTCAGCATGGGAATACGACGACAGTCACCAGACTCAGCGATACTTCATCTGGTCAACGTTACGCTCAGAGTACCCTGAACAAAAAACCCAGGCTAGTCAAGAAAGAGGATGTGGTACAATCGTCCAATCATGCCGAGAAAATGTCCTTGGATCGTTCTCGTGCGCGCTGTGATGATAGAGAATTCCCAGCTATCCAAAGAGTTACGTGTACTGCGCAAAAG ATCAGCAAAACGAAAGTGGAGAAATGTTATAtgttgaaggagaaagaTTTGATCGGCCTTGAAAGAGAAACAAG AAGTGTAAGGTTTTGGCAGCCACCAGACATTCCGCAAAATGTTTGGGCACCTATTTATCTTTATCGGGAGTACGAAATTGAACGTGTGGCTTGGAAAAAGTTTGGGGGTTACCACGGATTTCTCAAAGCGTGA